CTCCCGCGACGTGTCCGAGCTTGACTGATCCGTTGTCCTGGATCCAGACGACATGGGAAGGGCCTCCGTAACGAAATGAAAGGCCGCTTCATTGCGACCTCTTACCAAGGAAGCCTATCCGGGTTGCCTCGAAATCTCACGTCGCCGAGCCGTCGGAAGGGGCGGCGGCGCCGCCCCTCGGCGACGGGCACCTCGGCGAGCTCCGCGATCGCGATCCGCAGTGCCGAGGCGGGCGCGGTCTCCAGCAGTGCGGTCCCCGCCAGCAGTGCCCGGTCGGCGGCGGCGTGGTCCACGGGCAGGAAGGCGGCGATCCCCGCCGACGGGCCGAAACGCTCCCAGGCCTCCCGCAACTGCGCCTCCGGGGCACGCCCGACCGCCGCTGCCCGCACCCTGTTGAACACCACGCGGGGCGCGGCGGTCGGTACCGCGTCGGCGAGTTCGGTGAGCGCCTTCACCAGGCGCGGGACGCCGATGGTGTCCGCGCCGCCGACGGCGATCACGGAGTCGGCGAGCTCGAGGCAACGGAGGGCTGCACCGTTGCGGCGTGGTGCGAGGGTGTCGAAGCTGAGCTCCTCGTCCGCCTCGAGGCAGAAGCCGCAGTCCACCACCGTGACGTCCGCGAGGGAGCGGGCGGCGTCGAGCACCTGTGCGAGGGCCGCGGGGCGCAGTTCCGGCCAGCGGTCGGGTCGGGTGATTCCCGTCAGGACCTGGAGGCGGCGTCCCTTGATGGCGACGCTCACCGCGATCCGTCCGAGGATCGAGCTGGAGAAGCCACCCTGGTCGGCGAGCCTGCAGGCCTGCGCGAGGCCTGCCGATTCATCGAGCAGGCCGAGCGAGGCGCCGATGCTCGCACCGTAGGTGTCCGCGTCGACCAGCAGGACGGACGTGCCGGCGACCGCCAGTTCCGCGGCGATGTTGATCGCGACGGTGGTGCGGCCGGGGCTGCCCGCCGGCCCCCAGACCGCCATGATCCGCCCCTCCCCCGGCTTGTCGGCGACGTCGGCGGGTGGCGGCCCGGTGGCCTCCGGCCGGTGCAGCGGATCGGCGTAGGCGAGGGCTCCCCGTGGCCGGTCAGCACCGTCCCCGAACGACGCGACGGCCCGCGAGACCGCGTCCGCGAGTGCCGCAGGCCCGACGGTGGAATCGACGTACTCGACTCCCTCGATGGCGTCCGCGGCCGCGGCCCCGTCGGTCAGCGCGACGACGGCGACCCCGGCGAACCGCAGCCGGTCGACGAGGGAGGCGGTCAGTTCCGCCGCGCCGGGAGCGAGGATGGCGGCCCGCGCGAGGCCCGACTGGCATGCGGCGACGAGCTCCGGCAGGTCCTCGCAGCGGCGCACCACCGTGACCGGGCCGCGCAGCTGTTCCAGTCCGGGGACATGGGCGCTCGCGGCCGCCCCGAGCGTGACGACCGGGATATTCACGAACCCGCACCGGGGTTCAGGACGACGGCGATGCGGGCGTCGTTGGAGAGCGCGTTGAGGAGTTCGGGCATCGCCCCGTCGTCGACGAGCACCTGCACAAGCGTCGAGGCGCTCCCGCCCAGGGCGGACTCCCCCACGGTCAGCTCCGCCACCTCGGCGGCCTCGAGCAGCAGCCGGGGTTCCTCGTACGTGTTCGTGTCGGTCCGGAGCGACACCCAGACGTCCACGCGGTCGCCTGCCTCGGTTCCCGTGGGCAGCGGGTCCTCGACCGAGAGGCCCACCGGTTTCCGGTCCAGTTCGTCGGCGGTTCCGAGCGCCGCGGACGGGATGAGTTCACCCTCGGTGACGAGCCTCGTGGCGACCGCGCCGTCGGGGATCCCGCCGGAGACCGGCAGGTAGGCCCCGGCGGAACTCGCCAGACGGACCGGGACGGCCACGAGGTCGTCGGCGGACACCGCGGCGCCGACCGGGATGTCCCGGCGCGCCGAGTACACCTCGGTGGTGGTGTCCTGGCTGTCCAGGAGAGCGACGACACCGGCCGTGGAGGCGAGGACGAGGAGCAGCCCGATGAGGAGCCGCGGGTCCTTCCACGACGGTTTCTTCAGCCGCGGGGCTTCGCCTGGTCCTTGTGTGGCGCGCGTGTCGATGCTCACTGTCATCCCCCCAAAAGACCGGCGCCACCCGATCGGGGCTCGGTCCTGCCATTCTGGCCCAGCAGGGGGCCGAAAGGAACCGAGCAGCCGTAAATCGGATCAAAGTGTGGAGATCCTCTTCAATCGGCATCTCCGGTGGCACACTGGAGGCATACCCGAAGTATCAGGAAAGGCGGACCCGTGGCCGAGCGGCGTTTCCTCACCCTCGCCGATGTGGCCGAGGTGCTCAACATCAGTTCATCCCAGACCTACGCCCTCGTCCGGTCCGGTGAGCTGCCGGCCATCCAGGTCGGCGGTCGCGGCCAGTGGCGCGTGGAGACCCGCGTCCTCGAGGAGTACATCGCGAAGGCGTACGAGAAGACCGCGTCCGCCCTGGGGAACGACCCCGAGAGCACGCCGGTCCTCTGAGCCGCGGACGTCCTGCTCCTCACGCGCTCGGCGCGGCGGACTCCAGGACGTCGATGGCCGCGAAGGGCACCGTGAGGACATCCCGCACGTGGGCTGCGCGCCTCTCCTCGCCGGCGACCACCAGCCCGAGTTCGAGGAAATCTGCGCCGACCCTGTCGATCACCCCGCTGTAGCGCGACGCCGTCGCCAGCCACAGCGCCACCTGCGCCCTGTCCCGGGACAGGGCCCGGAGGGCGGACCCGAGACCGACCCGCGCGTGGACACCCGACGGCGGCTGCCCCACCCCCCGCGACCCAGCCCGCGGACGGCCTGCAGCGACGCGAGCGGCACGATGACCGAGCGACCCTCCACCGCCAGCGTGACCCACCCGGCGCCGACGTGCGTGAGGACACCGGAGAGGAAACGCCCTCCCGTGGTGGAGACGCCGACCGGCATACCCACGTGACCGAGGAGCCGCTGCACCAGCGTCAGGCGGGACTGCTCGATCCGCGTCCGATCCCGGATCTCGCTCTCCTGCACGGCCGTCGTCGCCGAGCGGAGTTGTGACTCGAGGTCGTCGAACAGGGCATCCCAGCGCATCACCCCACGGTAGGCCGAGCCCGGATCCTCGTCAATCGCGACCAGAAAAAGCGAGTAGCCCCAAACGTAGACAAATGCCGTTCGGTCTCATCAAACTTGTGCCAAAGGAGGAATGGGCATGAAGAGGGACGATACGATCCAGGCAGGCCTGGTCCTCGCGTGCGGGGCGGTGGCGGCAGCGGCGGGACAGCTCCTGTCGACGTCGCCACGGGAGCGGGACATCGACGGCGCCGTCGGAGTCCTGCTGTCGATGCTCGGAGCGGGTACCGTCGGCCTCTGGGTACTGGCCCTGGGGCTGGCCGTCGTGGCCGAGCTGCTCCAGCGCCGCGGCCCCTCATCCGCCGCGACGATCGTCCGGCGGTGCACCCCGGCCGTCATGCGCCGGATCGCGGCCGGTCTTCTCGGGGTCAATCTCCTCGCCGTGCCCACCCTCGCCCAGGCCGCGTCGAGCGGATCGGACGGCAGCGGTAGGTCCCACGCCGCGGGCATCCTTGCATCGGGCAGCGATCCCCTGGCAGCCGATGACGGCGCTCCCGCCGCCACGGGCGCCCCGACCCCCTCCGGCTCGCCCTACTGGTCACCGATAGCCACCGCCGGCGAACGGTCAGGCAGTGAACCCGAGCCCGTCTCCCCTTCCGGGGAGCCCTCTGCCGCAGCTTCCGCAGGGCCCCACGTGCCCACCCCGATCCCGCCGGCCTGGGAGCCGTCCCCGATACCGGCGGGCGGCAGTCTCCTGGTCCGCCCGGAGAGCAGGACGACGGCCGGGGCGGCGGAGGTCGTCGTCGCTTCCGGCGACTCCCTGTGGTCCATCGTCGCCGGGCGCCTCG
This genomic interval from Arthrobacter agilis contains the following:
- a CDS encoding AAA family ATPase; the protein is MNIPVVTLGAAASAHVPGLEQLRGPVTVVRRCEDLPELVAACQSGLARAAILAPGAAELTASLVDRLRFAGVAVVALTDGAAAADAIEGVEYVDSTVGPAALADAVSRAVASFGDGADRPRGALAYADPLHRPEATGPPPADVADKPGEGRIMAVWGPAGSPGRTTVAINIAAELAVAGTSVLLVDADTYGASIGASLGLLDESAGLAQACRLADQGGFSSSILGRIAVSVAIKGRRLQVLTGITRPDRWPELRPAALAQVLDAARSLADVTVVDCGFCLEADEELSFDTLAPRRNGAALRCLELADSVIAVGGADTIGVPRLVKALTELADAVPTAAPRVVFNRVRAAAVGRAPEAQLREAWERFGPSAGIAAFLPVDHAAADRALLAGTALLETAPASALRIAIAELAEVPVAEGRRRRPFRRLGDVRFRGNPDRLPW
- a CDS encoding SAF domain-containing protein; amino-acid sequence: MSIDTRATQGPGEAPRLKKPSWKDPRLLIGLLLVLASTAGVVALLDSQDTTTEVYSARRDIPVGAAVSADDLVAVPVRLASSAGAYLPVSGGIPDGAVATRLVTEGELIPSAALGTADELDRKPVGLSVEDPLPTGTEAGDRVDVWVSLRTDTNTYEEPRLLLEAAEVAELTVGESALGGSASTLVQVLVDDGAMPELLNALSNDARIAVVLNPGAGS
- a CDS encoding helix-turn-helix domain-containing protein, translating into MAERRFLTLADVAEVLNISSSQTYALVRSGELPAIQVGGRGQWRVETRVLEEYIAKAYEKTASALGNDPESTPVL
- a CDS encoding LysM peptidoglycan-binding domain-containing protein, with the protein product MKRDDTIQAGLVLACGAVAAAAGQLLSTSPRERDIDGAVGVLLSMLGAGTVGLWVLALGLAVVAELLQRRGPSSAATIVRRCTPAVMRRIAAGLLGVNLLAVPTLAQAASSGSDGSGRSHAAGILASGSDPLAADDGAPAATGAPTPSGSPYWSPIATAGERSGSEPEPVSPSGEPSAAASAGPHVPTPIPPAWEPSPIPAGGSLLVRPESRTTAGAAEVVVASGDSLWSIVAGRLGPLATAADVAEAWPAWYDTNRAIVGEDPSFLLPGQVLKAPAP